TAAACTTTAAACATTTAGTACTTTTCTCCTAAAATTGCTCTTTTTTGCGCCATAACATAACCATAATGCAGGCTTTCATGCATATTGTTAAAGATAATGGCATCCTGAATGCTTTTCAGATCCATTCCAAAACTTGTGGTGTAAGGCGTATAGTCTGAAAAGAAATCGCTGTCATAATCCTTCATTAATATCTTAGAGGTTTCGGTTAATAAAAACTCCAGATCTTCAACCTCGGATTTTTGAACATTTAAGTTAGGTAACGTTCCTTTTTTGTACGTTTCAACCCAATATTTATCAATACGGAAAGGGTTCCCGCTTAAGTAATAATGCAAAAGCTGCTGAGTAGCAACCGTGTGGGCAATATTCCAGTAAATATTATTGTTGAAACCATCAGGAATCAGCAGAAGGTCCTCATGGGAAGTGTTCTGCAGGATATCTAAAAGGTTTCTTCTTACCTGTCTGTGTGCTTGAAAATGATAATTCATTTTGCAGAAATTTTAATCACCAAAAATAGTTTAATAAACTGAAAATGACAATTTTTTGGGTAAAGGATTAAAGTAAAAGTTCCATGAGACCCAAAAAATACATTATTTATTATTTTCTTTTTGCGTGGAAATTTGACGAGATCGTGATGGGTTTTAGAAATTTTAACTTCTCCTTTTTAGATATTTATCAGTTTTTATGAAGCCAAAAACTCTCCGATGATTTTTGTCAAAGGAGAGTTTTTTATTATTTTATTAACTGTTTTTTATGAGTTATTTTATCTTTTTTCAAAAAGATTGTAAGGAAAATAGGCTCTTTTTTGCCAATTAAAATTGATTATTTTTTAATGATTTTATGTTTAAAAGTAGTTCCGTCTTTCAGAACAATATTTAAAAAATAAACTCCGGTGCTATAGGATGAAAGGTTGATTCTGTTTTCTTTGTAAACTTCGGTTAGTTTTCTTCCATCCATACTGAACAACGTCATGGATACTACATCCTCTTTTGTTTTTATATTGACAAAATCAGTGGTGGGGTTGGGATAAATGTTTACATCAATGGTTTTTATGTCTTTTACATTTAAAGAAGCATTGCTTTTACCTTGCATATAAACTGACAAGTATACGTCTCCCTGTTGTCCATTAAAAACGGCAGTAGGAACTGTATGTTTTAATGTGTGATTTCCGGCAGTTATGTTAGCCATAGTGAATCCACGGATAGGAACTGAGTTTCCTGGGCACCAGTTGTTCCATGAGGTCCAGTCATCAAAAGATTTTGGGACGGTTCCATAAATTCCATTACCTTGTGTATTGTATACTCTGTAAGGCTCGCAGGATATTCCTCCTGGAGTATAAGTCAGCATCTGGACATCATCTATATAAGTATAATTTTGTCTTCTTATATATTCTTCTCCTCCTGCATTCGCGCCGTGAGGGGTAGTGATGACAACAAAATTAGCATTGTTAACTGCGGTAGGAAGGTTGAAGGTGACAAGTCTTACGGTTTCCCCCGGAGCATCAGTACTATTATAGTTGTTGAGTCTGTTATAGCTTAATATAGGAACAAGAGTATTATAATCTGTAGGAGTAGCTCCTACATCTGTTGAAAAGAACGTTAGATTTCCTGAAAAAACATCAATTCTGCCTGAGCATCCTGCAACCTGTGTTTGTGCAGCATAAGGGACGCCAAAGACATCAAGCTCCATATACATATCATAAGCATTACGCAGT
This Chryseobacterium sp. G0162 DNA region includes the following protein-coding sequences:
- a CDS encoding DinB family protein, which encodes MNYHFQAHRQVRRNLLDILQNTSHEDLLLIPDGFNNNIYWNIAHTVATQQLLHYYLSGNPFRIDKYWVETYKKGTLPNLNVQKSEVEDLEFLLTETSKILMKDYDSDFFSDYTPYTTSFGMDLKSIQDAIIFNNMHESLHYGYVMAQKRAILGEKY
- a CDS encoding peptide-N-glycosidase F-related protein yields the protein MYKRLFFASLFLTGLFKSQTTTMTNLISDAVYYDGYAAPVANPVPNGLIRLGNTRYARKLTDTELDSFKAKIAMRVTIGALCDNYDRLGEVFLALVPKNQPTYTMDDAGVKRIEAARYITPFMNKNRSPIEVPYTYDISNLYSVFHNTELRNAYDMYMELDVFGVPYAAQTQVAGCSGRIDVFSGNLTFFSTDVGATPTDYNTLVPILSYNRLNNYNSTDAPGETVRLVTFNLPTAVNNANFVVITTPHGANAGGEEYIRRQNYTYIDDVQMLTYTPGGISCEPYRVYNTQGNGIYGTVPKSFDDWTSWNNWCPGNSVPIRGFTMANITAGNHTLKHTVPTAVFNGQQGDVYLSVYMQGKSNASLNVKDIKTIDVNIYPNPTTDFVNIKTKEDVVSMTLFSMDGRKLTEVYKENRINLSSYSTGVYFLNIVLKDGTTFKHKIIKK